One window of the Sciurus carolinensis chromosome 8, mSciCar1.2, whole genome shotgun sequence genome contains the following:
- the LOC124991695 gene encoding taste receptor type 2 member 3-like, whose translation MMGVIDGVFLVLIVIQFILGNLGNGFVGLVNGRSLFKSKRISLSDFIITSLALSKIVLLWIFLIDGVLMVFSYRIHDSGTVMQTIDVFWTFTNLLSTWLIACLGVLYCLKIASFSHPTFLWLKWRVSRVVVWMLLGALLLLCCSTVSLIHEFKMSSVLHGIDSTGNVTEHLREKTSEYHLMHVLGTLWHFPPLTVSLTAYVLLILSLRRHTWQMQQSSTSSRDPSTEAHRRATRILLSFLFLFLLYFLSFLILSSSRFLPEVKVAQMIGEIITMFYLVGHSFVLILGNNKLKWTFMAMLPCESGLLKPGSKGSFSP comes from the coding sequence ATGATGGGAGTCATTGACGGGGTGTTTCTGGTTCTGATTGTCATCCAGTTCATTCTTGGAAACCTGGGGAATGGTTTCGTTGGTTTGGTCAATGGCAGAAGCTTGTTCAAGAGCAAGAGAATCTCTCTATCTGACTTCATCATCACCAGCCTGGCCCTCTCCAAGATTGTTCTGCTGTGGATTTTCTTGATTGATGGTGTTTTGATGGTATTCTCTTACAGAATACATGATTCTGGAACAGTAATGCAAACAATTGATGTTTTCTGGACATTTACAAACCTCCTGAGCACATGGCTCATCGCCTGTCTTGGTGTCCTCTACTGCCTGAAAATTGCCAGTTTCTCCCACCCCACGTTCCTCTGGCTCAAGTGGAGGGTTTCCAGGGTGGTTGTGTGGATGCTGTTGGGTGCACTGCTCTTGTTGTGTTGCAGTACCGTGTCTCTGATCCATGAATTTAAGATGAGCTCTGTCCTCCATGGAATTGATAGCACAGGTAATGTGACGGAACACTTGAGAGAGAAGACAAGTGAATATCACCTGATGCATGTTCTAGGGACTCTGTGGCATTTTCCTCCCTTAACTGTGTCCCTGACTGCCTATGTTCTGCTCATTCTGTCTCTGCGGAGACACACGTGGCAGATGCAGCAAAGTAGTACGAGTTCCAGAGATCCAAGTACTGAGGCCCACAGGAGGGCCACCAGgatcctcctctccttcctgtttctcttcctactttactttctttcctttttaattttgtcatccAGTCGTTTTCTACCAGAAGTTAAGGTGGCTCAAATGATTGGTGAAATAATCACAATGTTTTATCTTGTGGGCCACTCATTTGTTCTCATTCTGGGGAACAACAAGCTGAAATGGACATTCATGGCAATGCTGCCATGTGAATCTGGTCTTCTGAAGCCTGGCTCTAAGGGCTCCTTCTCCCCATAG